From a region of the Gossypium raimondii isolate GPD5lz chromosome 10, ASM2569854v1, whole genome shotgun sequence genome:
- the LOC105778104 gene encoding cell wall / vacuolar inhibitor of fructosidase 1, producing MNNTISLTLLHLAFCFTLVSFTPISALELHGTGANMVETTCQKTPFYNLCVSALKSDPRSSDADVAGLAQIGTDKLKAKATATLRQITALLKVAKDPKLKMALRDCADYYNAIVKYDIPVAVEAVTKGDPKFGVEGATDAANEADACGRGFKNQPKFPIYASNKVVHDLSAVVASIVQLLL from the coding sequence ATGAACAACACCATCTCTTTAACTCTGCTTCACCTTGCATTTTGCTTCACTTTAGTTTCATTCACTCCTATTTCAGCCCTGGAATTGCATGGAACTGGTGCCAACATGGTCGAAACAACCTGCCAAAAGACACCCTTTTACAATCTATGCGTCTCGGCTCTTAAATCCGACCCTCGAAGTTCCGATGCCGACGTAGCGGGGCTAGCGCAAATCGGAACTGATAAACTGAAGGCCAAAGCCACCGCAACGCTGCGGCAGATCACAGCGCTGCTTAAAGTGGCCAAAGATCCGAAGCTGAAAATGGCCTTGCGTGACTGTGCTGATTATTACAACGCCATTGTTAAATACGATATCCCGGTAGCTGTAGAAGCTGTCACGAAAGGCGACCCGAAGTTCGGTGTCGAGGGGGCGACGGATGCAGCTAATGAAGCCGATGCTTGTGGCAGGGGATTCAAAAACCAACCCAAGTTTCCAATATATGCTAGCAACAAGGTTGTCCATGATCTTTCTGCTGTGGTTGCTTCCATTGTCCAATTATTACTATGA